The nucleotide sequence CCGAGCCGGTCTCCGGCATGGTCTGGAGGGCGTCACCGCCGACCTCGACGGTCAGCCCCTTGCCCTGCGCGTCGTGCCCGGCGTCGGTCAGCGCCTCGCGGGTCGCGTCGGTCAGCTCCATCGCGTTGACCTTGTAGGCGACGGAGACGTAGGCGGTGGAGCCGTTCTGCGAGACGGCCTGCGCGGTGTACGGGTCGCTGACCGAGACGATCTGGTCCGAGCCGGACCGCAGCGCGGCGACGGTCTCCTCGACGACGGCCTTGTGCGCCGGGTCGGTCATCTTCTGGCCCTCGGGGGCCTTGAAGACGACACGGGCGGTGGCTCCGTCGGCGCCGGCGCCGGGGAACCGCTCTTCGAGCAGGTCGAAGGCGCGCTGTGCCTCGGTGCCGGGGATGGAGAAGGAGCTGGAGGTCGCGGCGGGCGCGGTGGCGGCGCCGATCCCGGCGACCGCCAGGAGGGCCACCCAGAGAAGGGCGACGAGCCGTCGGCGCCGGAAGGCGGAACGACCCAGCTTGTAGAGGAACGTGGCCACGGGGGCGTACTCCCATTTCGTGGTGGGACAGGGCATGGGGAGCCGACCCGACGGCGTGAGCGGTGCGACGTCAGGGGGTGCGGTACTGCGGAGGTGCGGGGTGGCTCTAGACGCCGAGTGAGGGGAGCACGACGGCGTCGACGTAGGCGACGAGGAACGCGTGGTCGACCGGCTGATCCTCGATCAGCGGGCGGGCGACGAACGCACCGATCAGCATGTGCGGGACGAGCTTCAGCGCCGGGTTGCCGGCGTCGACCTCGCCCCTGCGGACCGCTCGGCGCAGCACTTCGTCGAGGCCGTTCATCTCGGGTTCGATGAGCAGCTCGCGCAGCGCCCGGTGCAGTTCGGGGTTGGTGTGGACGGCATGGGCCAGACCCCGCATCAGCGCGGAGTCCTTCTCCATCTGACAGTCGTCGGTCCGGTCCAGGAGTTCCCGGAAGTCGCCGCGCAGGGAGCCGGTGTCGATCTGCGAGAGGTCGGCCGGCTTGTTGTGGCGCAGCGCCCGGGCGACCAGCTCCGGCTTGCTCCCCCACTGGCGGTAGAGGGTGGCCTTGCTGGAGTGGGTGCGGGCGGCGACGGCGTCCATGGTGAGGGCGTCGTAGCCGACCTCGCGGAGGAGGTCGAGCACGGCCGCGTACAGCTCGGTCTCCCGCTCGGGAGTGAGCCTGCTGCGTGCCATGACGTGTCTCCGATCCGATCGCCTGAGCGAAACGACTTCGTACAGTACGAAGATACCCCCGCCGTCAGCGAAACGAAACCGTTTCGTACGTGTCCTGGGCCACACCCCCCGGCCACACCCCACTCCGACACCCCACGGCCACACCCCACCGTGACACCCCGCCCCACCCGCCCACGACTCGCCCACACGTACGAGTTGCCGCACCCCCTCCGCGCGGAAAGCATGAATGGGTGAGTGACGACGTCGCGTATCTCCGATTCCCGCACCTCCACGACGACCTGCTGTGCTTCGCCGCCGAGGACGACCTGTGGATCTCCCCCCTCGTCCCCGAGGGCCACCGCCCCGGCCGGGCCTGGCGGCTCACCGTCGACCGGACGCGGGTCGGACACCCGCGCTTCTCGCCGGACGGCCGGCACATCGCGTACACGAACTGGCGCAGCCTCGACCCAGAGATCCACCTCGTCCCCATAGAAGGCGGATCCGCCCGGCGGCTCACCTACTGGGGCTCCACCGACACCCGGGTCTGCGGCTGGACACCCCCCGACAAGGACGGCCGCTCCGACATCCTCGCCGTCTCCTCGCACGGGCAGCCCTTCTCGTACT is from Streptomyces venezuelae ATCC 10712 and encodes:
- a CDS encoding TetR/AcrR family transcriptional regulator, yielding MARSRLTPERETELYAAVLDLLREVGYDALTMDAVAARTHSSKATLYRQWGSKPELVARALRHNKPADLSQIDTGSLRGDFRELLDRTDDCQMEKDSALMRGLAHAVHTNPELHRALRELLIEPEMNGLDEVLRRAVRRGEVDAGNPALKLVPHMLIGAFVARPLIEDQPVDHAFLVAYVDAVVLPSLGV